DNA from Lactobacillus johnsonii:
AAGATAAGCGCTCACACTTTGGCTATGAAATTCAAATTTCAGATTTAGAAATTGTTTCTAACAACGAAGGTTACCCAATTGGTAATAAGGAACATGGTGTTGATTTCTTACTTGATAATCGTCATTTATGGTTAAGATCTAAGCGTCCATTTGCTATTATGCAAATTAGAAATACTATGTTTAAAGCAACTATTGATTTCTTCGAAAAAGAAGGATTCATTAAGTTTGATGCTCCTATCTTTATGCACTCTGCTCCAGAAGGCACTACTCAATTATTCCACGTTGAATACTTCAACAATGATGCTTACTTGTCACAATCTGGTCAATTGTATGGTGAAGCTGGTGCGATGGCTTACGGAAAAATCTTTACTTTTGGACCAACATTTAGAGCAGAAGAATCTAAGGGCCGTCGTCATATGACAGAGTTCTGGATGATGGAACCAGAAATGGCATGGATGCACCAAGACGAATCTTTAGATATCCAAGAAAGATACTTGTCTTACATGGTTAAACAAGTCCTTGAAAATAATGAATATGAATTAAAGATCTTAGGTAGAGATCCTGAAAAATTACGTCCAACTACTGAAGGTAACTTTACTCGTCTTTCATACGATGATGCTATTAAAATGCTTCAAGAAGCCGGTCGTGATATTAAATGGGGTGACGACTTTGGTGCACCTGACGAAGGATATATTTCAGAACAATTTGATCGTCCAGTCTTCATCGTTAACTACCCAACTACAATTAAGCCTTTCTACATGAAGAAGAATCCTGATAATCCTAAAGAATACTTATGTGCTGATGTAATTGCACCTGAAGGATATGGTGAAATTTTTGGTGGTTCTGAACGTGAAGGTAACTACGAAATTTTGAAACAACAAATTGAAGAAGCAGGTCTTAATTTAGAAGATTACCAATGGTACCTTGACTTGCGTAGATTCGGTGGTGTTCCTCATTCTGGATTTGGTATGGGATTTGAACGTACAATCGCTTGGATTTGTAAGTTAGATCACATTCGTGAAGCTATTCCATTCCCAAGATTGATCAACAGAATGCAACCATAATCGATAATCTAATATTATAAATATAAAAAGTTGAACTATTTTAGTTCAGCTTTTTTTGAAAGGAAAATTATATGGCATCTTTTTCGGCTATTCAAAATGAAGGTTTTACGGTTATTTCTAATAGTCTTTTACGTTACTATCCCTCTTTAAAAATATCTGAAACTGAAGCAATGTTATTATTGCAGCTAGAATCTTTCAAACAGGAGAAAAAGTTTTTCCCTAGCGATAACGATTTATCAGAGAGAATGAATTTATCTCCGATTGAGATTTCCCAGCTAATTCAAAATTTAATTGATAAGGACTTAATTGAATTGGGGCAAAAAAGGGATGGGGAAGGTCGTATAACTAATTTTTATGATTTAAATCATTTATATCAGAAATTAGATACACTTATTGATGAGAGAGAAGAAAATTATCAAGATCAAGCTAGTTTCAAAGCTGCGCCATCTAATCAACAATCCGCAAATCCAATTCAAGAATTGGTAAGACAATTTGAGATAGAATTTGGCCGTTTATTGAGTCCAATTGAAAAACAAGAAATTGCTGCTTGGATTAATATTGATCACTATAACCCAGAAATAGTCAAATTAGCCCTTAGAGAAGCTATTTTAGCGCAGGTATATAATTTTAAATACGTTGACAGAATATTACTAAATTGGCAACGCCATGGTCTTACTACTCTAGATCAAATTAAAAACTTTCTTCAAAGAAACTAGGTAACTAATTATGGAAGAATTATTATCAGATGATGAAGCACGGTTGGTTTTAAAAAGGATTCTTTCTTTGTATCCCGATGCTAAAGGTGAATTGAATTGGGATACGAAGTTTCATTTATTATGTGCTGTTTTAATGAGTGCCCAAACCACTGATAAAATGGTTAATAAAACTACGCCTAAATTCTTTAAAGACTACCCAGACAGTGCCGCTTTAGCCCAAGCAGATATTAAAGATATTGAGAATCACATTCATACAATTGGCTTATACCGTACAAAGGCTAAGCATTTAAAAGAGACGGCTCAAATTATTACCGAAAAATTTGATGGTCAGATTCCGAAAGACAAAAAGATTTTAATGACCTTACCGGGCGTAGGAGAAAAGACAGCTAATGTTGTTTTAGCAGAAGGATTTAAAGTACCAGCAATTGCAGTAGATACACATGTCTCTCGTATTTCTAAACGATTTAATATCGTTAGTGCAAAAGCGACTCCCCACGAAGTTGAGGAGCGCCTGGAAGAATTGTTGCCAAAAGAAGAATGGATTCATACACATCATGCGATGATTTTATTCGGCAGATATACAATGCCAGCACGTACTAAAAATCAAGATCCGTATTCTTTCTTACCACCATTAAACTAACCAATAAATAATAAAAAAGATCCTCGAAGTCGTTTTAATGACTGAAGTGCCTCATAATTGTTAGACATAAAATCTAATAATTATGAGGTGTTTTTTTATGACCAAATATTCGACTGAATTAAAAATTGAAATTGTTTCCAAATATTTAAATCATGAAGATTCAATAAAAGGTTTAGCTAAACAATATAATATTCATTGGACTCTTATTCGTAGGTGGGTTGATAAGGCTAAGTGTCAAGGTTTAGCTGCCTTATCTGTTAAACATACTAAAACTACTTATTCTTCTGACTTTAGGCTAAATGTGGTACGCTACTATTTAACACATTCTATTGGAGTTTCAAAGGTAGCGGCTAAGTTTAATATTAGTGATTCTCAAGTATACAATTGGGCTAAAAAGTTCAATGAAGAAGGATATGCTGGGCTGCTGTCTAAACAGAAAGGTCGGCCTAGGAAAGTGCCTAAAAAGAGTAAGAAGACAACTAAAAAGTTAGAACTTAGTGAAAAGCAAAAGTATAAAGAAAAAATTCTTAAGCAGGAAGCTGAATTAGAAAGACTTAGAGTGGAAAATCTTGTCTTAAAAAAAGTGGCTGCCCGATATCCACGTTATCCAACAAACAAAAAACACAATTAATACAGGATATTCGGGCAAAACACCATCAAATTAAACTTAAGGTCTTATTTAAAGTGCTTAAATTAAATAGAAAGACTTACTATGACAATGTAAAAAATAGAATTAATCAAGCTGATAAGTATGCTTTAGTAAAAGAGAAGATTCAAGAAATCTATTATGGCTATGAAGGACAAGAAACATATGGTTATCGTCCTATGTGGGGAGCGTTAAGAGATGAAGGATTTAAATTTTCTCTAGAAACAGTACGTAAGTTAATGAGAAGTTTAGGAATAAAAACAACAATTTATCATAAAAATACTGGTAAATATAGTTCGTATAAGGGTAATGTAGGAAAGAAGCACCAAATATCCTAAATCAAACTTTTGATGAAACTATCCCCTATAAAGTTCTTCATACCGATGTAACCGAATATAAACTAACTAACGGCAAGAATGTTTATATTTCTCCTGTAGTAGATGAAGCTTCTTTGGAGATTCTAGCTTGTGCAGTAAGTTACTCTCCTGAAATGAAAACTATTTATAATATGCTAGATGAACTAGCAGATAATCTTCCACCAGGAGCTGCTCCTATCCTTCATTCAGATCAAGGCTTTCAATATCAGAATCCAGGCTATCAGGCTCGACTAAAGAAAATGAATATAATTCAAAGCATGTCCCGAAAAGGAAATTGTCATGATAATGCACCAGGAGAAACGATATTTAATCTAATGAAGAGAGAAAAACTGAATCGACTTAAGATTGGAAGTTTAGAAGAGATGAAGGAAATTCTGAAAGATTATATTTATTGGTTTAACAATGTTAGAAGATCAAACAAATTAAAATACACGACTCCTGTAAAATACAGAAATCGTGTATTATCAAATCTTTAAAATTTTATAAATGTCTAACTTTTCTATGGCACTTCATGACTTCGGGGATCTTTTAGCTTAACTTCAATTATTGATTATTATTGGAGTTATGACCCTGATTTTGTTGTTGATTTTGATTGTTTCCTTGATTATTTGTATTCTGGTTTTGTTGTGAATTATTGTTATTATTTTCTGTTGTTTTTTCAGTTTGGTGATTATTATTTTGAGTTTGGTTATTAGAGTTATTGTTGTTAGAAGTAGAGGAGGATTGTCTTTGACTTGAAGATTGTTCAGCATGACTCGATGATGAAGAACTACTGCTTTGGGAACGAGATTGTCCTTTAGAAGAAGTATCATCTTCTGTATCAATTCTTGTATCAATATCGTCGTCTTCCTCTTTTCGTCTATCAACAGTCACATCACTATATGGATTACTTGGTGCATGACCTTTAACAAATAATTGCCAGCTCGAATTACTTGCATTAGGGGAAACCACCTTATCTTGTGTACCATTAGCAATTCTGCGTCTAACAACTGTGCTTGGTTTTGACCAGTTTTTATTAGCTTTATCACTCATTAGATATGACATCATTTGCTTATATAAAAGCTGAGCCGATGATGAGCCCACACCCGAAGGAGTACCATCTTTCAGATTATCATATCCAGTCCAAATTCCCATTGAGTAGAGTTTGGTATATCCAACAA
Protein-coding regions in this window:
- the nth gene encoding endonuclease III; its protein translation is MEELLSDDEARLVLKRILSLYPDAKGELNWDTKFHLLCAVLMSAQTTDKMVNKTTPKFFKDYPDSAALAQADIKDIENHIHTIGLYRTKAKHLKETAQIITEKFDGQIPKDKKILMTLPGVGEKTANVVLAEGFKVPAIAVDTHVSRISKRFNIVSAKATPHEVEERLEELLPKEEWIHTHHAMILFGRYTMPARTKNQDPYSFLPPLN
- the asnS gene encoding asparagine--tRNA ligase, whose amino-acid sequence is MTELISIKDSSKHVDQEVKMHVWLTDKRSSGKIIFLQLRDGTAFFQGVIRKNDVSEEVFEAAKSLRQEASFYITGTVHEDKRSHFGYEIQISDLEIVSNNEGYPIGNKEHGVDFLLDNRHLWLRSKRPFAIMQIRNTMFKATIDFFEKEGFIKFDAPIFMHSAPEGTTQLFHVEYFNNDAYLSQSGQLYGEAGAMAYGKIFTFGPTFRAEESKGRRHMTEFWMMEPEMAWMHQDESLDIQERYLSYMVKQVLENNEYELKILGRDPEKLRPTTEGNFTRLSYDDAIKMLQEAGRDIKWGDDFGAPDEGYISEQFDRPVFIVNYPTTIKPFYMKKNPDNPKEYLCADVIAPEGYGEIFGGSEREGNYEILKQQIEEAGLNLEDYQWYLDLRRFGGVPHSGFGMGFERTIAWICKLDHIREAIPFPRLINRMQP
- a CDS encoding DnaD domain protein — its product is MASFSAIQNEGFTVISNSLLRYYPSLKISETEAMLLLQLESFKQEKKFFPSDNDLSERMNLSPIEISQLIQNLIDKDLIELGQKRDGEGRITNFYDLNHLYQKLDTLIDEREENYQDQASFKAAPSNQQSANPIQELVRQFEIEFGRLLSPIEKQEIAAWINIDHYNPEIVKLALREAILAQVYNFKYVDRILLNWQRHGLTTLDQIKNFLQRN